A genomic segment from Anabas testudineus chromosome 6, fAnaTes1.2, whole genome shotgun sequence encodes:
- the ca5a gene encoding carbonic anhydrase 5A, mitochondrial isoform X1, whose product MVTLSSVIRPLSSQLHRQLVRHSKSHRITPVRRCNLTACSSKYVLSQMHPMWQGPLAVPGGDRQSPIDIVVRKSVLDSALKPLVPDYDPDTCQQIWNNGYSFLVEYDDTTDKSTLKGGPLQDKFRLCQFHFHWGECNAWGSEHTVDKRLFPAELHMVHWNSDKYSLFEEAVMEDNGLAVIGVFLKVGKRHEGLQKLVDALPAIRHKDSVVEFTRFDPACLLPSNIDDYWTYHGSLTTPPLTESVSWIIMKQHIEVSHDQLAVFRSLLFTSAEEDVQKSMVNNFRVQQPLCGRNVRSSFSPFLQEMPSAEGDKHNH is encoded by the exons ATGGTGACTCTATCATCCGTAATAAGACCCCTGTCGTCCCAGCTTCACCGACAGCTCGTCAGACACTCCAAGAGCCACCGGATAACACCCGTCAGGAGATGCAACCTCACGGCGTGCTCAAGCAAATATGTCCTGTCGCAGA tGCATCCCATGTGGCAGGGACCCCTCGCAGTACCAGGAGGTGATCGTCAGTCTCCCATCGACATTGTTGTACGGAAGAGTGTCCTTGATTCGGCGCTGAAACCTCTTGTCCCTGATTACGACCCAGACACATGCCAACAAATCTGGAACAATGGTTACTCCTTCCTGGTTGAGTATGATGACACTACAGATAAGTCCA CGCTGAAAGGTGGTCCCCTGCAAGACAAATTCAGGCTGTGTCAGTTCCACTTTCACTGGGGAGAGTGCAACGCCTGGGGCTCAGAGCACACAGTGGACAAGAGGCTGTTCCCTGCAGAG cTCCACATGGTCCACTGGAACTCTGACAAGTACAGTTTGTTTGAAGAGGCAGTGATGGAGGATAATGGACTTGCTGTTATCGGTGTCTTTCTTAAG GTGGGAAAGAGACACGAGGGGCTGCAGAAACTGGTGGACGCCCTGCCGGCAATCAGACACAAG GACAGTGTGGTGGAGTTCACCAGGTTCGACCCTGCCTGTCTGTTACCTAGTAACATTGATGACTACTGGACGTACCACGGATCTCTGACAACACCTCCTCTGACAGAGTCTGTTTCCTGGATCATTATGAAGCAGCACATAGAAGTCAGCCAtgaccag CTGGCGGTCTTCCGGAGCCTCCTGTTTACCTCAGCGGAGGAAGACGTACAGAAGAGTATGGTGAACAACTTCCGCGTGCAGCAGCCTCTCTGTGGTCGCAACGTCCGCTCTTCCTTCAGCCCCTTCCTTCAGGAGATGCCGTCGGCTGAAGGCGACAAGCACAATCACTGA
- the ca5a gene encoding carbonic anhydrase 5A, mitochondrial isoform X2, which yields MDYVKMQEAGEHIMKMHPMWQGPLAVPGGDRQSPIDIVVRKSVLDSALKPLVPDYDPDTCQQIWNNGYSFLVEYDDTTDKSTLKGGPLQDKFRLCQFHFHWGECNAWGSEHTVDKRLFPAELHMVHWNSDKYSLFEEAVMEDNGLAVIGVFLKVGKRHEGLQKLVDALPAIRHKDSVVEFTRFDPACLLPSNIDDYWTYHGSLTTPPLTESVSWIIMKQHIEVSHDQLAVFRSLLFTSAEEDVQKSMVNNFRVQQPLCGRNVRSSFSPFLQEMPSAEGDKHNH from the exons ATGGACTATGTAAAAATGCAGGAAGCGGGAGAGCACATCATGAAAA tGCATCCCATGTGGCAGGGACCCCTCGCAGTACCAGGAGGTGATCGTCAGTCTCCCATCGACATTGTTGTACGGAAGAGTGTCCTTGATTCGGCGCTGAAACCTCTTGTCCCTGATTACGACCCAGACACATGCCAACAAATCTGGAACAATGGTTACTCCTTCCTGGTTGAGTATGATGACACTACAGATAAGTCCA CGCTGAAAGGTGGTCCCCTGCAAGACAAATTCAGGCTGTGTCAGTTCCACTTTCACTGGGGAGAGTGCAACGCCTGGGGCTCAGAGCACACAGTGGACAAGAGGCTGTTCCCTGCAGAG cTCCACATGGTCCACTGGAACTCTGACAAGTACAGTTTGTTTGAAGAGGCAGTGATGGAGGATAATGGACTTGCTGTTATCGGTGTCTTTCTTAAG GTGGGAAAGAGACACGAGGGGCTGCAGAAACTGGTGGACGCCCTGCCGGCAATCAGACACAAG GACAGTGTGGTGGAGTTCACCAGGTTCGACCCTGCCTGTCTGTTACCTAGTAACATTGATGACTACTGGACGTACCACGGATCTCTGACAACACCTCCTCTGACAGAGTCTGTTTCCTGGATCATTATGAAGCAGCACATAGAAGTCAGCCAtgaccag CTGGCGGTCTTCCGGAGCCTCCTGTTTACCTCAGCGGAGGAAGACGTACAGAAGAGTATGGTGAACAACTTCCGCGTGCAGCAGCCTCTCTGTGGTCGCAACGTCCGCTCTTCCTTCAGCCCCTTCCTTCAGGAGATGCCGTCGGCTGAAGGCGACAAGCACAATCACTGA